One Streptomyces sp. NBC_01237 genomic region harbors:
- a CDS encoding low temperature requirement protein A codes for MSDSADPGDAGRGKPLHRLVRMTGRDPEEHGRTSTPLELLFDLTFVVAVGTAADHFAEMVAEGHPGQAVTAFVLAMFAISVAWISFSWFASAFGTDDWLYRLLTMVQMIGVVVFSLGLPAMFHSVDEGGHLELRVMVIGYVVMRIAMLLQWWRAARDSPAFHDVGMANIRWTAIVQLGWIAVAFTHLPLAAVFTAFVILGALELALPLLTQGTADGTPWHPHHVAERYGLFAIIVLGEGVVGTVASSGGLLGGADGMHWTGTVVIAGVGLTFGMWWVYFATPFGDVLVHRRSRGYLFGYGHIPLFIGIAGAGAGLHVAGLQLEHHSQLSDVAVVLSLAIPVGLYLLMVYLLHTLLLSAADRFHLLLISLTLVLLLTAVLLSAVGIAIAVCLLIVMLAPFVTVIGYETIGHRHQQQMLEALGTHTPGR; via the coding sequence ATGAGCGACTCCGCAGACCCTGGTGACGCCGGTAGAGGCAAACCGTTGCACCGTCTGGTGCGCATGACGGGCCGCGACCCGGAGGAGCACGGACGGACCTCCACCCCGTTGGAGCTCCTGTTCGACCTCACCTTCGTGGTCGCGGTCGGTACAGCGGCCGACCACTTCGCCGAGATGGTGGCCGAGGGGCACCCCGGGCAGGCGGTCACCGCGTTCGTCCTGGCGATGTTCGCGATCAGCGTCGCCTGGATCAGCTTCAGCTGGTTCGCCTCGGCCTTCGGCACCGACGACTGGCTCTATCGCCTCCTGACGATGGTGCAGATGATCGGCGTCGTCGTGTTCTCGCTCGGCCTGCCCGCGATGTTCCACTCCGTCGACGAGGGCGGACACCTCGAACTTCGCGTCATGGTGATCGGATACGTCGTGATGCGCATCGCCATGCTGCTCCAATGGTGGCGCGCCGCCCGCGACTCCCCCGCCTTCCACGACGTCGGCATGGCCAACATCCGCTGGACCGCCATCGTCCAACTCGGCTGGATCGCGGTCGCTTTCACCCATCTCCCACTGGCGGCCGTGTTCACCGCCTTCGTCATCCTCGGAGCGCTGGAACTGGCTCTGCCGCTGCTCACCCAGGGCACCGCGGACGGCACCCCCTGGCACCCCCACCACGTCGCGGAGCGCTACGGTCTGTTCGCGATCATCGTCCTCGGTGAGGGCGTCGTCGGCACCGTCGCCTCCTCGGGCGGCCTTCTGGGCGGCGCGGACGGAATGCACTGGACCGGGACCGTCGTCATCGCCGGTGTCGGCCTGACCTTCGGCATGTGGTGGGTGTATTTCGCCACGCCCTTCGGTGACGTACTCGTGCACCGCCGCAGCCGCGGATACCTCTTCGGCTACGGGCACATCCCCCTGTTCATCGGAATCGCCGGCGCCGGTGCCGGACTGCACGTGGCGGGGCTCCAACTGGAGCACCACTCCCAGCTCAGTGATGTCGCCGTGGTCCTGTCCCTGGCCATCCCGGTCGGCCTCTACCTGCTGATGGTCTATCTGCTGCACACCCTGCTGCTGTCCGCGGCAGACCGATTCCATCTGCTCCTGATCTCTCTCACTCTTGTTCTGCTGCTGACCGCCGTCCTGCTGTCCGCAGTCGGCATCGCGATCGCGGTATGCCTGCTCATCGTCATGCTCGCACCCTTCGTCACCGTCATCGGCTACGAGACGATCGGCCACCGTCACCAGCAGCAGATGCTGGAGGCACTCGGCACGCACACGCCGGGACGTTGA
- a CDS encoding DUF6193 family natural product biosynthesis protein yields MPTSPDPSILYPDVAGFGSLAAALGAAAEGCLGDVPVTASACDPLRHATVASTLPHREPLEISAWSHERRWSIRGTEPFQRMPLVDGRTDVLADIARASRAWHDGLSLDGIRRAAPFVHLTGRFEVPDNDPARLTESEWQGLRQEAAELEYVWAQTHQSLVEAAHAEPVLRALYPFTSHWALRFSTTTRPALTVVGPRLSANADGTYGVSSVMIGEDSGQFATAQEAVAVAVRLLPSGIAPTTLGG; encoded by the coding sequence GTGCCTACCTCTCCCGATCCCTCGATCCTGTACCCCGACGTCGCCGGCTTCGGCAGCCTGGCCGCGGCCCTCGGGGCAGCGGCGGAGGGCTGCCTCGGCGACGTCCCTGTCACTGCCTCGGCCTGCGATCCCCTCCGCCACGCGACCGTCGCAAGCACCTTGCCGCACCGCGAGCCACTGGAGATCAGCGCTTGGTCGCACGAACGGCGGTGGTCGATCCGGGGCACGGAGCCGTTCCAGCGCATGCCTCTCGTCGACGGCAGGACGGACGTCCTGGCGGACATCGCCAGGGCCTCCCGGGCGTGGCACGACGGGCTGTCCCTGGACGGCATTCGCCGGGCGGCGCCCTTCGTCCACCTGACCGGCCGGTTCGAGGTGCCCGACAACGATCCCGCGCGCTTGACGGAGTCCGAGTGGCAGGGCCTGCGCCAGGAAGCGGCCGAGCTGGAGTACGTCTGGGCGCAGACGCACCAGTCCCTGGTCGAAGCGGCACACGCCGAGCCGGTGTTGCGCGCCCTCTACCCGTTCACCAGCCACTGGGCACTGCGCTTCTCGACCACCACCCGCCCGGCTCTGACCGTCGTCGGACCACGCCTGAGCGCGAACGCCGACGGCACGTACGGGGTGAGCAGTGTCATGATCGGCGAGGACAGCGGCCAATTCGCCACAGCGCAGGAGGCCGTGGCCGTGGCAGTGCGCCTGCTGCCGTCCGGTATCGCTCCCACCACGCTCGGCGGATGA
- a CDS encoding SMI1/KNR4 family protein codes for MGYFEGFDVVAFWDDSAYALGEYVEEAPPSRELIASLEEELGGYRLPGSYIALMTAHNGGIPTRVHFPMTEPTSWAEDHVEITGIRGIGRARPQSLGGEYGSLFWIDMWEYPDIGVYFADTPSAGHDMLALDYRACGRHGEPTVVHVDQEGDFAITLVAESFEAFVTGLVDGAVYDTSEQDRLAALATVRDGVFSPALSRAFSEVADVLPDADRRMRALAETVVRDKGFFALHADTRSMLMYDYLFWLFTSFNQVDSFERYVSAPPEHERSYALPDYELMIAFDLVSQPYGFRTGGYAPGFLEEWWKSRIASGHIVETADGFRLTDAAIAALLDALATVAGAGG; via the coding sequence GTGGGGTACTTCGAGGGCTTCGACGTCGTGGCGTTCTGGGACGACTCGGCGTACGCGCTGGGGGAGTACGTGGAGGAGGCCCCGCCTTCTCGGGAGTTGATCGCGTCGCTGGAGGAGGAGCTCGGCGGATACCGTCTGCCCGGCTCGTACATCGCGCTGATGACCGCGCACAACGGCGGCATTCCGACCCGTGTCCACTTCCCCATGACCGAGCCGACGTCCTGGGCCGAGGACCACGTCGAGATCACCGGTATCCGGGGCATCGGGCGGGCCCGACCGCAATCGCTCGGCGGCGAGTACGGCAGCCTGTTCTGGATCGACATGTGGGAGTACCCCGACATCGGTGTCTACTTCGCCGACACCCCCTCGGCCGGCCACGACATGCTCGCCCTCGACTACCGCGCGTGCGGCAGGCACGGCGAACCGACCGTGGTGCACGTCGACCAGGAGGGCGACTTCGCGATCACCTTGGTCGCAGAGAGCTTCGAGGCGTTCGTCACGGGGCTGGTCGACGGGGCCGTCTACGACACCTCGGAGCAGGACCGGCTCGCCGCCCTGGCCACGGTGCGCGACGGCGTCTTCTCCCCTGCCCTGTCGCGTGCCTTCAGCGAGGTCGCGGACGTTCTGCCCGACGCGGACCGGCGGATGCGGGCGCTCGCGGAGACCGTCGTGCGCGACAAGGGGTTCTTCGCCCTGCACGCCGACACGCGCTCGATGCTCATGTACGACTACCTGTTCTGGCTGTTCACCAGCTTCAACCAGGTCGATTCCTTCGAGCGGTACGTCAGCGCGCCTCCGGAGCACGAGCGCTCCTACGCTCTGCCGGACTACGAGCTCATGATCGCCTTCGACCTCGTGTCCCAGCCGTACGGCTTCCGCACGGGCGGATACGCCCCCGGCTTCCTCGAAGAGTGGTGGAAGTCCCGTATCGCCTCGGGCCACATCGTCGAGACCGCCGACGGCTTCCGGTTGACCGACGCCGCCATCGCCGCGCTGCTCGATGCACTCGCCACCGTGGCTGGGGCGGGCGGATAG
- a CDS encoding SapB/AmfS family lanthipeptide yields MALLDLQAMETPADEAFGELATGSQVSLLICEHSSLSLTLCTP; encoded by the coding sequence ATGGCACTTCTCGACCTTCAGGCGATGGAGACCCCGGCCGACGAGGCCTTCGGCGAGCTCGCCACGGGCAGCCAGGTCTCGCTCCTGATCTGCGAGCACAGCTCGCTCAGCCTGACCCTCTGCACCCCGTAA
- a CDS encoding cytochrome P450, with amino-acid sequence MPMHRVGGSGRVIEFAPRIDELLTRYRDASLFRLEPDTIGISGADLMDGLLRSRPANAEERPTFKPVQGRLVGRADAATFMQAVGSDVRNALQRPLDEAVDLTGRWPHVAHVYLRDLVFGNERLRFRILVDRRLELTPKLTWSAVASGAALLGRPGQDVPLSKLAALVLDSKTYSDRRYAMYLYRRVAAPVCFTVSALVTNALWLGAPFSDDVSNRNIILEALRLLPPSWNILRMASPEFSDVDARIGPKDDVLLLPLLSHRNPKLWDEPDTFLPDRWDELDGDTHPGYLPFGHASERCWGRHMVLPLAERLLDIVRRDGLVVSPDQTRGKVELDGLLEVSEVQMTRP; translated from the coding sequence CGCGTTGGCGGGAGCGGTCGTGTCATCGAGTTTGCGCCGAGAATCGACGAGCTGCTCACTCGTTATCGCGATGCGTCGCTGTTCCGTTTGGAGCCCGACACGATCGGTATATCCGGCGCCGATCTGATGGACGGCTTGCTCCGAAGCAGGCCGGCCAATGCGGAGGAAAGGCCTACCTTCAAACCCGTCCAGGGGCGGCTCGTCGGACGCGCCGATGCGGCCACCTTTATGCAAGCGGTGGGCTCGGATGTGCGAAACGCGTTGCAACGTCCCCTCGACGAAGCGGTCGACCTGACCGGCCGGTGGCCGCATGTGGCCCATGTGTACCTGAGGGATCTCGTATTCGGAAACGAACGTCTGCGATTCCGGATTCTGGTCGACCGCCGACTGGAGTTGACGCCGAAACTGACCTGGTCGGCCGTCGCCTCCGGTGCCGCTTTGCTGGGCAGGCCCGGACAGGACGTGCCGCTGTCAAAGCTTGCCGCTCTCGTACTCGATTCCAAGACCTACAGTGACCGGCGCTATGCCATGTACCTGTACCGGCGAGTGGCCGCACCGGTGTGCTTCACCGTATCCGCGCTCGTCACCAACGCCCTGTGGCTGGGGGCTCCGTTCAGTGACGACGTATCGAATCGGAACATCATCCTTGAGGCACTCCGGCTGCTTCCCCCTTCGTGGAACATCTTGCGAATGGCTTCGCCGGAATTCTCGGACGTGGACGCACGGATCGGCCCGAAAGACGATGTCCTGCTGCTTCCTCTGCTGAGCCATCGCAACCCCAAGCTCTGGGACGAGCCCGACACATTTCTCCCCGACCGCTGGGACGAGCTGGACGGGGACACACATCCCGGTTATCTCCCCTTCGGCCACGCAAGCGAACGATGCTGGGGCCGGCATATGGTCCTGCCCCTGGCTGAACGACTCCTGGACATTGTGCGCCGGGACGGCCTCGTGGTGAGTCCGGACCAGACCAGGGGAAAGGTCGAACTCGACGGATTGCTCGAAGTGTCCGAAGTGCAGATGACTCGACCATGA